A single Thermaerobacter sp. FW80 DNA region contains:
- a CDS encoding TlpA disulfide reductase family protein, with the protein MRRNKPANRGADPRAEPAEPAAATPRPGEMEAGAAATPARTGDGAAPGPMPAARRRRRVALAVALVLALAFLAGVRSMEHILASAPAPGRPAPDFTLPQLDGPPVRLANLQGRVVVLNFWASWCLPCREETPALQAFYQRYGDRVAFYAINVAEPVDTVRAFLAEFGATYPVLLDRDKTVFRRYRVTGYPETFWIDPQGILRIHWHGPMTLADMERLYRETVAASQGAAPHPPKSTSRMVERVPRLPARARGS; encoded by the coding sequence ATGCGCAGGAACAAGCCAGCCAACCGAGGAGCGGACCCGCGAGCGGAACCGGCGGAACCGGCAGCCGCAACCCCTCGCCCCGGCGAGATGGAGGCTGGGGCGGCCGCAACCCCGGCCAGGACCGGTGACGGCGCGGCGCCCGGCCCGATGCCGGCCGCCCGCCGCCGGCGGCGCGTCGCCCTGGCCGTCGCCCTGGTCCTGGCCCTTGCTTTCCTCGCGGGCGTCCGGTCGATGGAGCACATCCTGGCCTCGGCCCCGGCTCCGGGCAGGCCGGCGCCGGACTTCACCCTGCCCCAGCTGGACGGCCCGCCGGTGCGCCTGGCGAATCTGCAGGGACGGGTGGTGGTCCTCAACTTCTGGGCGTCGTGGTGCCTGCCCTGCCGGGAGGAGACGCCGGCCCTGCAGGCGTTCTACCAGCGTTACGGCGACCGGGTGGCCTTCTACGCCATCAACGTGGCCGAGCCGGTGGACACGGTCCGCGCCTTCCTGGCCGAGTTCGGCGCCACCTACCCCGTGCTGCTGGATCGGGACAAGACGGTCTTCCGCCGGTACCGGGTCACCGGCTACCCGGAGACCTTCTGGATCGACCCCCAGGGGATCCTGCGGATCCACTGGCACGGCCCCATGACCCTGGCCGACATGGAGCGGCTCTACCGGGAGACGGTGGCCGCGTCGCAAGGGGCGGCGCCTCACCCGCCGAAGAGCACGTCCAGAATGGTCGAGAGGGTGCCGCGCTTGCCGGCCAGGGCGCGGGGGTCGTAG
- a CDS encoding zinc ribbon domain-containing protein: MSGYPRRQEGRSGVDIASAIAQRFKCSKCGHDGARVKEVAMTGAGLSKIFDIQHNHYLFVSCQNCGYTEVYDPRALAGKRGTLSTILDVLFGG, translated from the coding sequence GTGTCCGGGTACCCGCGCCGGCAGGAGGGACGATCCGGGGTGGACATCGCCAGCGCCATCGCGCAGCGCTTCAAGTGCAGCAAGTGCGGGCACGATGGGGCCCGGGTCAAGGAAGTGGCCATGACGGGAGCGGGTCTCAGCAAGATTTTCGACATCCAGCACAACCACTATCTTTTTGTGTCGTGCCAGAACTGCGGTTACACCGAGGTCTACGACCCCCGCGCCCTGGCCGGCAAGCGCGGCACCCTCTCGACCATTCTGGACGTGCTCTTCGGCGGGTGA
- a CDS encoding heavy-metal-associated domain-containing protein: MATRVYQVRGMSCDHCKMAVKKAISGVAGVKDVEVDLATGRVTVTYEGDLDDARVREAVEDAGYEVA, translated from the coding sequence ATGGCGACGCGAGTCTACCAGGTGCGGGGCATGTCCTGCGACCACTGCAAGATGGCCGTCAAGAAGGCCATTTCCGGCGTGGCGGGGGTCAAGGACGTGGAGGTCGACCTGGCGACGGGCCGGGTGACGGTGACGTACGAGGGTGATCTGGACGACGCCCGCGTCCGGGAGGCCGTGGAGGACGCCGGCTACGAGGTGGCGTAA
- a CDS encoding metal-sensitive transcriptional regulator, whose product MNTEPAKCHDPGSRRMTPHADRKKLLDRLRRIEGQVRGLQRMVEEERYCVDVLVQVAAVRAALDAVALQLLEQHTHHCVQDAVRSGDGDAAIDEVLAVVRRLLRTT is encoded by the coding sequence GTGAACACCGAGCCCGCCAAGTGCCACGACCCCGGGTCGCGGCGCATGACGCCCCACGCCGACCGCAAGAAGCTGCTCGACCGCCTGCGCCGCATCGAGGGACAGGTGCGCGGGCTGCAGCGCATGGTCGAGGAGGAACGGTACTGTGTGGACGTGCTGGTCCAGGTGGCGGCGGTACGGGCAGCCCTGGACGCCGTGGCCCTGCAGCTGCTCGAACAGCACACCCACCATTGCGTCCAGGACGCCGTACGCAGCGGCGATGGCGACGCGGCCATCGACGAGGTCCTGGCCGTGGTGCGGCGCCTCTTGAGGACCACCTGA
- a CDS encoding heavy metal translocating P-type ATPase produces the protein MTETRVLDRPSSPEAGTRPPAAPAEITLPIEGMTCAACATRIERGLKKMEGVDDAAVNLALGRARVRFDPHRVSLTDMAGRVRDLGYDVPLESIQLAVTGMTCAACVNRVERALRRVPGVVDAAVNLATGTATVRLIPGAAAAGDLTAAVQAAGYEAQPVGETRDEAEAARQREIRGWWNRFLLGAVLSLPLVLAMAAHLFGWHGPAAAVLQNGWLQLVLATPVQFYVGWVFYRDSYFNLKNRNANMSVLVALGTTAAYLYSVVALLWPGLGTTGLYFETSAVLITLVALGKYLEAVAKGRTSAAIKKLLGLQARTARVIRDGREMDVPVEDVAVGDVVVVRPGEKIPVDGVVLEGRSAVDESMLTGESLPVEKGPGDEVIGATVNTTGSFKFRATRVGRDTALAQIVRIVEEAQASKAPIQAFADRVSGVFVPAVIAVALVTFGGWLAVTGDFTRALLAATAVLVIACPCALGLATPTAVMVGTGRGAENGILFRGGEHLEAAATLDAVLLDKTGTLTVGKPSVTDVVVLALPDGLEARDAGPAAGREAASGEAAPGRGGAGSSDLDAAQRALLRLVASVERASEHPLAAAVVERAREAGLDLDEPAAFEAVPGHGVTAQVAGRQVAVGNRRLMEARGVAVDAAADRLAALEEQGKTVMLVAVDGRLAGLIAVADTLKETAPEAVAALHEMGLEVWMITGDNARTARAVARQAGIPEERVLAEVLPADKAAKVRELQERGLKVAMVGDGINDAPALAAADVGIAIGTGTDVAIEAADVTLMRGDLRTLAAAIDLSRATLAKIRQNLFWALIYNTLGIPVAALGYLSPVLAGAAMALSSVSVTTNSTLLKRFDPMRRFRRQERGRPA, from the coding sequence ATGACGGAAACCCGCGTCCTCGACCGGCCCTCGTCGCCGGAGGCCGGCACCAGGCCGCCGGCCGCCCCGGCCGAGATCACCCTGCCCATCGAGGGCATGACCTGTGCCGCCTGTGCAACCCGCATCGAGCGCGGCCTGAAGAAGATGGAAGGCGTGGACGACGCGGCGGTCAACCTGGCCCTGGGACGCGCGCGGGTCCGGTTCGACCCCCACCGGGTGAGTTTGACCGACATGGCCGGGCGGGTGCGGGATCTGGGGTATGACGTCCCCCTGGAGAGCATCCAGCTGGCCGTCACCGGGATGACCTGCGCCGCCTGCGTCAACCGGGTCGAACGGGCCCTGCGCCGGGTCCCCGGCGTGGTCGACGCCGCCGTCAACCTGGCCACGGGCACGGCCACCGTACGGCTCATCCCCGGGGCGGCGGCGGCCGGCGACCTGACCGCCGCCGTCCAGGCGGCCGGCTACGAAGCCCAGCCCGTAGGAGAAACCCGCGACGAGGCCGAGGCGGCCCGCCAGCGGGAGATCCGCGGCTGGTGGAACCGGTTCCTGCTGGGCGCGGTGCTGTCCCTGCCCCTGGTGCTGGCCATGGCGGCCCACCTCTTCGGCTGGCACGGGCCGGCCGCCGCCGTCCTGCAGAACGGCTGGCTCCAGCTGGTCCTGGCCACGCCCGTGCAGTTCTACGTGGGCTGGGTCTTCTACCGCGACAGCTACTTCAACCTGAAGAACCGCAACGCCAACATGTCGGTGCTGGTCGCCCTGGGCACCACGGCGGCCTACCTGTACAGCGTGGTGGCCCTGCTCTGGCCGGGCCTCGGCACCACGGGCCTTTACTTCGAGACCAGCGCCGTCCTCATCACCCTGGTGGCGCTGGGCAAGTACCTGGAGGCCGTCGCCAAGGGACGCACGTCGGCCGCCATCAAAAAGCTCCTGGGCCTGCAGGCCCGCACGGCCCGGGTGATCCGGGACGGGCGCGAGATGGACGTCCCGGTGGAAGACGTGGCCGTGGGCGACGTGGTGGTGGTCCGGCCCGGCGAGAAGATCCCCGTGGACGGGGTGGTGCTGGAGGGCCGCTCGGCGGTGGACGAGTCGATGCTCACCGGCGAGAGCCTGCCCGTGGAGAAGGGCCCGGGCGATGAAGTGATCGGCGCCACCGTCAACACCACCGGCAGCTTCAAGTTCCGGGCCACCCGGGTCGGGCGGGACACGGCCCTGGCCCAGATCGTGCGCATCGTGGAGGAGGCCCAGGCCTCCAAGGCGCCCATCCAGGCCTTTGCGGACCGGGTGTCGGGCGTGTTCGTCCCCGCGGTCATCGCCGTGGCCCTGGTGACCTTCGGCGGCTGGCTCGCGGTGACCGGCGACTTCACCCGCGCTTTGCTGGCCGCCACCGCGGTGCTGGTCATCGCCTGCCCGTGTGCCCTGGGTCTCGCCACCCCCACGGCGGTCATGGTGGGCACCGGGCGCGGCGCGGAGAACGGCATCCTCTTCCGCGGCGGCGAGCACCTGGAGGCGGCCGCCACCCTGGACGCCGTCCTGCTGGACAAGACCGGGACCCTCACCGTGGGCAAGCCGTCGGTGACCGACGTGGTGGTGCTGGCGCTGCCGGACGGCCTCGAAGCACGAGACGCCGGTCCAGCCGCCGGCCGCGAAGCCGCGAGCGGTGAGGCAGCCCCCGGCCGCGGCGGGGCCGGGTCGTCCGATCTCGATGCCGCCCAGCGGGCCCTGCTGCGCCTTGTCGCCTCGGTGGAACGGGCCTCCGAACACCCCCTGGCCGCTGCCGTCGTCGAGCGGGCCCGGGAAGCCGGCCTCGACCTGGACGAACCGGCCGCCTTCGAGGCCGTCCCCGGCCATGGAGTGACGGCGCAGGTGGCCGGCCGCCAGGTAGCGGTGGGCAACCGGCGGCTCATGGAGGCGCGGGGCGTCGCCGTGGACGCCGCGGCGGACCGGCTGGCGGCCCTGGAGGAACAGGGCAAGACGGTCATGCTGGTGGCGGTGGACGGCCGCCTGGCGGGCCTCATCGCCGTGGCCGACACCCTCAAGGAGACGGCCCCCGAGGCGGTGGCCGCCTTGCACGAGATGGGCCTCGAAGTCTGGATGATCACCGGCGACAACGCCCGCACCGCCCGCGCCGTGGCCCGGCAGGCGGGGATCCCCGAAGAGCGCGTCCTGGCCGAGGTGCTGCCGGCCGACAAGGCCGCCAAGGTACGGGAGCTGCAGGAGCGGGGCCTCAAGGTCGCCATGGTGGGCGACGGGATCAACGACGCCCCCGCCCTGGCGGCGGCCGACGTGGGCATCGCCATCGGCACGGGGACCGACGTGGCCATCGAGGCGGCCGACGTCACCCTGATGCGGGGCGACCTGCGCACCCTGGCCGCCGCCATCGACCTCAGCCGCGCCACCCTGGCCAAGATCCGGCAGAACCTGTTCTGGGCACTGATCTACAACACCCTGGGCATTCCGGTGGCCGCCCTGGGCTATCTCAGCCCGGTGCTGGCCGGCGCGGCCATGGCCCTGAGCTCCGTCTCGGTGACGACCAACTCCACCCTGCTCAAGCGTTTCGATCCCATGCGGCGCTTCCGCCGCCAGGAAAGGGGCCGCCCAGCATGA
- a CDS encoding F510_1955 family glycosylhydrolase, with the protein MSRTGAGRARGLRIAWMVAVLAVLVTAGVLAWSRAASSPAIRHVHGMTFDPRDPGRLWVATHDGLLVWEEPGRWRGRVGPVVDLMGFSAAPDGTLYASGHPGPGLDLANPLGLARSADGGRTWEPLSLEGVVDFHAMAASPARPGLIYGYFYGDGQFYRSEDGGRTWSRTPAPDLAGPRGLGPLQLVAHPTDPATLLAAGENGLLLSTDGGRTWEPLRNGVVTAAAFVPGTDRGTGAGTGTGTGGNSDAGTGGNPDAGPAPILAYELSTGLLRSDDGGRTWQPAAPGGGAGLLADPNDPLAALAVHPSQPQRIYAITMTGTLWRSTDGGGTWETIGAPQ; encoded by the coding sequence TTGTCCCGCACGGGCGCCGGCCGCGCCCGGGGGCTGCGGATTGCGTGGATGGTGGCGGTTCTGGCCGTCCTGGTGACCGCCGGGGTGCTGGCCTGGAGCAGGGCCGCTTCCTCCCCCGCCATCCGCCATGTCCACGGCATGACCTTCGACCCCCGGGATCCCGGCAGGCTCTGGGTCGCCACCCATGACGGTCTACTGGTCTGGGAGGAACCCGGCCGCTGGCGCGGGCGCGTGGGGCCGGTGGTCGACCTCATGGGCTTTTCGGCCGCTCCCGACGGGACCCTCTATGCCAGCGGCCATCCGGGACCGGGGCTCGACCTGGCCAACCCCCTGGGGCTGGCCCGCAGCGCCGACGGCGGGCGGACCTGGGAGCCCCTCAGCCTGGAGGGCGTCGTGGACTTCCACGCCATGGCGGCCAGCCCGGCTCGGCCCGGCCTGATCTACGGCTACTTCTACGGCGACGGCCAGTTCTACCGTAGCGAGGACGGCGGGCGGACGTGGAGCCGCACGCCCGCTCCCGACCTGGCCGGGCCCCGGGGTCTGGGTCCGCTGCAGCTGGTGGCCCATCCGACCGATCCCGCAACGCTGCTGGCAGCCGGGGAGAACGGGCTGCTCCTGAGCACGGACGGCGGGCGAACGTGGGAACCGCTGCGGAACGGGGTGGTGACGGCGGCGGCCTTCGTTCCCGGAACGGACCGTGGGACGGGAGCCGGAACCGGCACCGGAACGGGCGGCAACTCGGACGCCGGAACGGGCGGAAACCCGGACGCCGGGCCCGCCCCCATTCTGGCCTATGAGCTGTCCACCGGCCTGCTGCGTTCCGACGACGGCGGGCGCACCTGGCAACCGGCGGCGCCGGGGGGCGGTGCCGGCCTGCTGGCCGATCCCAACGATCCCCTGGCCGCTCTGGCGGTTCATCCCAGCCAGCCGCAGCGCATCTACGCCATCACCATGACAGGCACGCTCTGGCGCAGTACCGACGGCGGCGGGACATGGGAAACGATCGGGGCACCGCAATGA
- a CDS encoding cell wall-binding repeat-containing protein produces the protein MPMPDVAGQEGHLEQAKAPRCLPLAADTHHTTRVAGRHPIATSVAASQTAFPDPSVPELRPGVAILARGDEDHFQDALVASPLMHHPRNGPILLTLPDELDPLVRDELLRLRPPGVGAQPGHGTAPGAAEQAGTPAGMVAEGTDSGPLPELEPAPAPGPAEGTHQGPVQVFLVGDLSHAVEHQVRRLGFRSLRLRGRNVFETAAQVAQFVGVGRTVVVVSGEEFAEGLAAAAWSAHTGQPILLTRRDTLPLATARVIALARNPNVYIVGSERTVSREVERAIRGLTTGLVHRISGASPFAISVELSRFLSPAGDFGWGKTEPAGHFFRFSAVDAWQSAIAGNLFSHLASHAPLLLVERGQVPDVVRTYILSVNPRHTEPAPPFMHGYIVGPPGEVACRVQFELEVLLRTVIE, from the coding sequence ATGCCCATGCCGGACGTCGCGGGGCAAGAGGGTCACCTCGAGCAAGCCAAGGCGCCCCGTTGCCTGCCGCTGGCCGCGGACACCCACCACACCACCCGGGTGGCGGGCCGGCACCCCATCGCGACCAGCGTGGCCGCGTCGCAGACGGCGTTCCCCGACCCGTCCGTCCCCGAACTTCGTCCCGGTGTCGCCATCCTGGCCCGAGGCGACGAGGACCACTTTCAGGACGCCCTGGTCGCGTCTCCTCTGATGCATCACCCGCGCAACGGGCCGATTCTGCTGACCCTCCCCGACGAACTGGACCCGCTCGTCCGCGACGAGCTCCTCCGGCTGCGCCCTCCGGGTGTGGGCGCGCAGCCAGGGCACGGCACGGCACCCGGTGCGGCGGAACAGGCCGGAACACCGGCGGGTATGGTCGCAGAGGGCACGGACTCCGGTCCCCTGCCGGAACTGGAGCCTGCCCCCGCCCCCGGTCCGGCGGAAGGCACGCACCAGGGTCCCGTCCAGGTGTTCCTGGTCGGCGACTTGTCGCACGCCGTCGAGCACCAGGTCCGGCGGCTCGGCTTCCGGTCCCTGCGCCTGCGAGGCCGCAACGTCTTCGAGACGGCCGCCCAGGTGGCGCAATTCGTCGGTGTAGGCAGGACCGTCGTCGTCGTATCCGGCGAAGAGTTCGCCGAGGGGCTGGCGGCGGCGGCGTGGTCGGCCCACACGGGTCAGCCCATCCTGTTGACGCGCCGTGACACGCTACCCCTGGCCACGGCACGGGTCATCGCCCTCGCCCGCAATCCCAACGTCTACATCGTGGGCAGCGAGCGGACCGTATCTCGAGAAGTGGAGCGAGCCATCCGAGGTCTGACGACCGGTCTGGTCCACCGGATCAGCGGGGCGTCACCCTTCGCCATCTCCGTGGAACTGTCCCGCTTCCTCAGCCCGGCGGGCGACTTCGGCTGGGGCAAAACCGAACCCGCGGGTCACTTCTTCCGTTTCTCCGCCGTCGACGCCTGGCAGTCCGCCATCGCCGGCAACCTTTTCTCGCACCTCGCCTCCCACGCGCCGCTGCTGCTGGTTGAACGCGGGCAGGTCCCCGACGTGGTCCGCACCTATATCCTGAGCGTCAACCCTCGCCACACGGAGCCCGCCCCTCCGTTCATGCACGGCTACATCGTCGGCCCGCCCGGCGAGGTGGCCTGCCGGGTCCAATTCGAGCTGGAGGTGCTCCTCCGCACGGTCATCGAATGA
- a CDS encoding heavy metal translocating P-type ATPase, which translates to MFRDRFWVCLALTVPILYFAPLTQEWLGYRAVQFPGAEWVQALLATAIYVYGGLVFIKGAAHELRARAPGMMTLISLAITVAFVYSVAVTFGFKGMPLYWELATLVTIMLLGHWIEMSSVQGASRALEHLAALVPSRAHKLEGGTVTDVPVEQLKEGDRILIRPGEQVPVDGVVEEGSSSVNEAFLTGESRPVPKEPGDEVVAGSVNGEGALTVRVTRTGDDTTLSQIQRLVREAQASRSRFQNLADRAAGWLTYIAIGAGALTFLAWWASGEPLDFALTWAVAVLVIACPHALGLAIPLVTVNATSMAARAGILVRNREAFERARDLKIVAFDKTGTLTEGKFGVRRIYTASLPEEEALRIGAALERRSEHPLARAVVELADQRNLQVPAVEDFRVVAGKGVIGSVGGKVYRIGRPEWIAELGLELPVALRRGLDEAEARGESVIALMDEQGALALFALADKVRGRAREAVHRLRQMGIQVVMITGDAEAVARSVASELGIQRYHARVLPEEKAKIVRQLKQEGPTAFVGDGINDAPALLEADLGVAIGAGTNVAIESADLVLIEDDPLDVAGALQVSRATYRKMVQNLFWATGYNTVALPLAAGVGAAWGLLLSPAVGAVFMSLSTVAVAVNAMLLRRLRLE; encoded by the coding sequence ATGTTCCGGGACCGGTTCTGGGTCTGTCTTGCTCTCACCGTGCCGATCCTCTACTTCGCACCCCTCACCCAGGAATGGCTGGGCTACCGGGCGGTCCAATTTCCCGGGGCGGAATGGGTCCAAGCCCTCCTGGCCACTGCCATTTACGTGTACGGCGGACTGGTGTTCATCAAAGGCGCGGCTCACGAGCTGCGGGCGCGCGCCCCGGGCATGATGACCCTCATCTCGCTGGCCATCACGGTGGCCTTCGTCTACAGCGTGGCGGTGACCTTTGGCTTCAAGGGGATGCCGCTGTACTGGGAGCTGGCCACACTGGTGACCATCATGCTGCTCGGCCACTGGATCGAGATGTCGTCGGTCCAGGGAGCCAGCCGGGCGCTGGAGCACCTGGCGGCGCTGGTACCCTCCCGGGCCCACAAGCTGGAAGGCGGTACGGTGACCGACGTGCCGGTGGAACAGCTGAAGGAAGGGGATCGCATTCTGATCCGGCCCGGCGAGCAGGTACCGGTGGACGGTGTGGTCGAGGAAGGCAGCTCCAGTGTCAACGAGGCGTTCCTGACCGGGGAATCGCGGCCGGTTCCCAAGGAACCGGGCGACGAGGTGGTCGCCGGGTCGGTCAACGGCGAAGGCGCCCTGACGGTCCGGGTCACGCGCACCGGCGACGACACGACCCTGAGCCAGATCCAGCGCCTGGTGCGGGAAGCCCAGGCGTCCCGCAGCCGCTTTCAGAACCTGGCCGACCGGGCGGCGGGCTGGTTGACCTACATCGCCATCGGCGCCGGCGCCCTGACCTTCCTGGCCTGGTGGGCGTCCGGGGAGCCCCTGGACTTCGCGCTGACGTGGGCGGTGGCCGTGCTGGTCATCGCCTGCCCCCACGCCCTCGGATTGGCGATTCCGCTGGTGACGGTCAACGCCACGTCGATGGCGGCGCGCGCCGGCATCCTGGTGCGGAACCGGGAAGCTTTCGAGCGGGCACGGGACCTGAAGATCGTTGCCTTCGACAAGACGGGCACGCTGACGGAAGGCAAGTTCGGCGTGCGCCGCATCTACACAGCCAGCTTGCCGGAAGAGGAAGCCTTGCGCATCGGCGCGGCGCTGGAACGGCGTTCTGAGCACCCCCTCGCCCGGGCGGTGGTCGAACTGGCGGACCAGCGGAATCTGCAAGTCCCGGCGGTGGAGGACTTCCGGGTGGTCGCCGGCAAGGGGGTGATCGGTTCGGTGGGTGGGAAGGTCTATCGGATCGGTCGCCCCGAGTGGATCGCCGAGCTCGGGCTGGAACTGCCCGTCGCATTGCGCCGGGGTCTGGATGAAGCGGAAGCTCGCGGCGAGAGCGTCATCGCCCTGATGGACGAGCAGGGCGCACTGGCCTTGTTCGCCCTGGCCGACAAAGTGCGGGGGCGGGCCCGGGAGGCCGTGCACAGGCTGCGGCAGATGGGCATCCAGGTCGTGATGATCACCGGCGACGCGGAGGCGGTGGCCCGCTCGGTCGCCTCGGAACTGGGGATCCAGCGGTACCACGCCCGGGTATTGCCGGAAGAAAAGGCGAAGATCGTTCGCCAGCTCAAGCAGGAAGGTCCGACGGCCTTTGTGGGCGACGGCATCAACGATGCCCCGGCGCTGCTGGAAGCCGATCTGGGCGTGGCCATCGGAGCCGGTACCAACGTCGCCATCGAGTCGGCGGACCTGGTCCTGATCGAAGACGATCCGCTGGACGTGGCGGGTGCGCTGCAAGTATCGCGAGCCACCTACCGGAAGATGGTCCAGAACCTGTTCTGGGCGACCGGGTACAACACCGTCGCCCTGCCACTGGCGGCAGGCGTCGGCGCCGCGTGGGGACTCCTGCTCTCACCGGCCGTGGGCGCGGTGTTCATGAGCCTGTCGACGGTCGCGGTGGCGGTCAACGCGATGCTGCTGCGGCGACTGCGGCTCGAGTGA
- a CDS encoding four-helix bundle copper-binding protein, with amino-acid sequence MAVVHTDVQQYKKCIDACNSCMQACEQCLTACLKEPDAAQRGRCVQLLRDCADICALASRVMSRGSDFAGAICRVCAEICEACAQECGRFQDEHCQECARECRACAEECRRMAA; translated from the coding sequence GTGGCGGTTGTTCACACGGACGTGCAGCAGTACAAAAAGTGCATTGACGCCTGCAACAGCTGCATGCAGGCCTGCGAGCAATGCCTGACGGCCTGCCTGAAGGAGCCGGACGCCGCACAGCGCGGCCGGTGCGTGCAGCTGTTGCGCGATTGTGCAGACATTTGTGCGCTGGCTTCCCGGGTGATGTCCCGAGGCAGCGACTTTGCCGGGGCCATTTGCCGGGTCTGTGCCGAGATCTGTGAAGCCTGCGCCCAGGAATGCGGCCGGTTCCAAGACGAGCACTGCCAGGAGTGCGCGCGCGAGTGCCGCGCGTGCGCCGAGGAGTGCCGGCGGATGGCCGCGTGA